CGCTGCACGGTGACCGATGCTGGTCCAGCGACGAGGACCGTTTCGGCTTCGTCTACCAGGACGCCCGCCCCTCGGAGCTGAGCAGCTACAAACGGATCGGCTGGCACAGCGACTGGCAGTCTTCGCCGCACCTGAGCATGTGGCCCTCCACCGCGGTGACGGTCAACATCGACGAGACCGGCCCGCCGAACGGCTTTCTGCGAGCCGTCCCGGGCAGCCACCTGTGGGCCACGCCCGCGCCCTACGAGAACGTCAACGGGGCGTTGGTGCCTCCTGGCTCAGCCCCCGCCGGCGGATACACCGACCAGCCCCCTCCGTTCCCCATGCCACTCCGGTTCGAGAAGATCCCGGGCGAGGTGGCGGTGTACGCCGAGAGAGGGGACATCTTCTTCCACGACTGCTACCTGTGGCACTCGGCGGCCATGGCCACTGAGCCTGACGCCCGGCGCCGCCACGTCCGGGGCAGCTGGTACGCCGGTGACAAGCCCGAGCGGTACGGCGAGCAGGACTTCGTGAAAAACGCCGCTCGCTGAGGGTCCGTTGCGGCGCCTCCGGATCGGGATAGTCGGGGGAGGGCTCGGCGGCCTCACCGCGGCCCTGGCGCTGCGGGCCACGGGCCAGGAGGTGGTCGTGTTCGAACAGGCGGCGGTGTTCCGCCCGGTAGGAGCTGGCATCTCTCTGTGGCCGAACGGGGTCAAGGTCCTGTCTCAACTCGGGTTGGGACCGCAGGTGGCGGCCGCCGCCGGCCGGATGGACCGCATGGCGTACGCCTCTTCCGACGGGCGAACCCTCACCGATTTCTCACTCGAACCGCTCTACGCCACGGTCGGTGAGAGGGCCCGGCCGCTGGCGCGCTCCGCCCTACAGGACCTCCTGATCGATGCGGTCGGGGAGGAGCACATCCACGTCGGCCGGCGGTGCACCGGCGCCGAGTCGGATGACGACACGGCGGTGGCCCACTTCTCCGACGGCTACGACTTCGAGGGGGATGTCGTCGTGGGCGCCGACGGCACCCACTCGCTGCTCCGCACCTTGGTAGTCGGCCGGCCGGTGGAGCGGTGCTACGTCGGCTACGTCAACTTCAACACCATCCTCCCGGCGGCCTCCGCCCCCACCGCTCCCGGCACGTGGGTCACGTGGGTCGGTGAGGGGCGCCGGGCGTCGGTCATGCCGTGCGGCGAGGCCGCCGTCTACTGTTTCTTCGACATCCCGATGAGCCTTCGGGACGGAGTCGATCCGAAGCTATCGCCGGCCGAGGAGTTGGAGCAGGCGTTCGGAGGGTGGGCGCCACCCGTTCGCTCCGTCATGGACGCCATCGACCATTCGAAGGTCAACCGAGTGCTCATCCACGACCTCCCGGCCGTGCCCGCTTGGTTCCGAGACCGGATGGTGCTTCTCGGTGACGCCGCCCACTCGATGGCACCGGATTTGGGGCAGGGCGGGTGCCAGGCGATGGAAGACGCCCTCGTGCTGGCGCGCCACCTCGCTTCTACCGACCGCTCCGTGACGGACGCTCTCCGCCGTTACCAGGAGGAGCGGGCGCCTCGAACCCGGGAGATCGTACGGCGCGCCCGCAAGCGGTCGGACCTGACCCATGCGGTCGACAGGGAGGCGACCGAGGGGTGGTACCGCTCGCTGGACGGGGACACGGGCGAGCAGATCATCGCCGGCCTGGTCGAGTCGGTGGTCACCGGGCCCTGCGGCTGACCGGTCAGCCCGGGTACGGGTGGGTGGCGACCCAGTGGCGGGCGATCTCGTCCCGGCGGGCGAACCAGACCGATTCGTGGCCGAGCGCGTAGTCGAGGAAGCGGGCCAGCGCCGCGCTCCTACCTGGCCGGCCGGTAAGCCGGGTGTGCAGCCCGATCGACATCATCTTGGGAACAGTGGCGCCCTCGGCGTAGAGCACGTCGAAGGAATCCTTGAGGTACGAGTAGAAATCGTTCCCGGAGGAGAAGCCGGCGGGACTGACAAAACGCACGTCGTTGACGTCGAGTGTGTAGGGGACGATCAGGTGGGGGCGGCCGGCCTCGACCGTCCAGTACGGCAGATCGTCGGCATAAGAGTCCGAGTCGTAGAGGAACCCGCCTGCCTCGATCACCAGTCGCCGGGTGTTCGGCCCGCACCGGCCGGTGTACCACCCGACCGGTCGGTCGCCGGTCGCGTTCTCGATGGCCCGCACGGCCAACGCGATGTGCCGTCGTTCCGTCGCCTCGTCCACCGATCGGTAGTCGATCCACCGATATCCGTGGGAGCAGATCTCATGTCCCATGTCGGCCATCCGGCTCACCACTCCGGGGGACCGCTCGACGGCCATGCCCACCGCGAACATGGTGGCCTTCACGCCGACGTCGGAGAGGATGCGCAGAAGCCTCCAGACGCCGGCTCGGCTGCCGTACTCGAACATGGACTCGACGTTCGGGTGGCGCATGCCGGGCCAGGGCTCCGCTCCTATCACGTCCTGGAAGGCCGCTTCGGAGGCGGCGTCTCCGTGCAGGACGTTGTTCTCGCCTCCCTCCTCCCAGTTGACCACCACATTGACGGCCAGGCGCGCCCCCTCTGGCCACTGGGCGTCCGGGGGATGCTCGCCGTAGCCGGCCAGGTCCCTGGGGTACCCGTCAGGCATCGATCCCGCCGTCCGCTTCCACCACGGTGCGCAGCAGCACCCGGGCGCCGTCGACCAGCGACGCGTCCGGTGTGGATTCACTGGAGTGGTGACTGACCCCGCCGATGCTAGGGACGAATATCAACGCCACCGGGCCGAGACCAGCCAGGATGGCGCAGTCGTGTCCGGCCCCACTCTGCAGCCGTCGGGACGGGAGACCTAGCGCCGAGGCGCTCTCCTCGATCAGATCCTGCAGCACGGGGTCCATCGGGATCGCGTCCGTGCGCGCCTGGGCCACGACGTCCACCTCGACTCGGCGGGCCTCCCGCACCTCGGCGCACGCCTGCTCCAACCCGGCCAGCGCCGCCTCGAGCCTGGAATTGTCCCCGGAGCGCAGGTCGAAGGTCATCTCCACCCGGCCCGGGACGACGTTCGCCACCCCCGGCTCGACCTCCAGTCGGCCGACGGTGGCCACGTCACAGCGTCCCTCCCCGGCCAGGCGGCAGATGGCGTGGATCAGGTCCGCCGCAGCAACGAGCGCGTCGCGGCGCAGCAACATCGGTGTCGTCCCGGCGTGGTTCGCCGCGCCGGTCACGACGATGCTGCCCCGCTGCTGGCCGGTCACTGCCGTGACCACCCCGATCGGCACCCGCTCGTGGTCGAGGACGGGTCCCTGCTCAACATGGAGCTCGACCGTTGCCGCCACGTGCTTCCACGCAGCCGCGTCCAGTCCCGCAGGATCGCAGCCGGCCCGGACGAGGATGGGCCGCAGCTCATCCACCTCCGGCCCGACGAGACGGCCGGCCGCGGCCCGGCTCCCTGTGTACGGCGGGGCCACCACGCCCTCTTCGTTGACGAAGGCCACGGCCCGCACCGGGTGCCGTAACCGGACGCCGGCATCGTGCAGCGCGGCGAGCACCTCCCATGCGGCCGCGACTCCGTACGCCCCGTCGAGGCGGCCACTTCCCGGCACGGTGTCCAGATGGCTCCCCGTCACCAGCGGCGGCGCCGAAGGCACATCTCCCGCCCGCTCGGCCACCACGTTGCCCACCGCGTCGACCGCGACGCGGGCACCGGCCGCCTCCGCCCATTCCGTGAGCATGCGGGCCGCCTGGCGCCACTCTTCCGACCAGGCCAGGCGGGTCACGCCCGGCCCCGGCGTCGAGCTGGCACTGGCCAGCTGCTCGATGCGGCCGAGCAGCCGCACCGCGTCTGCCTCCGCTGTCAGCACCCGGGTCGGAGTACCGAATCGAGCCGTTGGTTGGAGGCCAGGAACCGCTGGTAGGCGCGGAAGCCGCCCAGCTCGGAGATGTCCACCACCTGGTCCCCCGGTTTCAGCCGCTCGGGCTGCAGCAGCATGGCGTGGACCTGCTCCCCGTCGATCAAGGTGATGGTGCCGAGTTCCAGTTCGTGCGGCTCAGCCGGCAGGAGTTGGTTCCGAAGCACCGGGTCCGGCATGTCGTACAGTTCGCCTTCGATGCAACGGCCGCCCGAACCCACCGGCAGCAGGCCCGGGAATTCGTCGCGTACGGCGAAGAAGCGGTAGCCCGCCGTGGTGCGCGCCGGCCCGAGGAACGTCGAACCGGTGTGGCACGCATAGTCCTTCTGCCCGGACATCGCCGTGCCGTTGAGGAACATCAGAGTCACAGAACCGTCCCTTCTCCACTACACGCAGTCAAGGTCTCGATACGGCGGAGTCTGGCGCGGGCGATGGCGACGAGGGCGGCGGAGCCTTTGTCCAATTCATCGGCGCGGCAGTTGCCCAGACGTGACTCCATGACCTCTGCGATCTCATCGAGCGGGCGCCCGGCGACCCACTCCACGAACGGGAATCCGAACTTCGTCTCGTAACGACGGTTGAGCTCCTTGAGCCGGGCGGCGGTGGCTGCGTCCAGGTCTCCGCCGGCTCGCTGCTCCGACCACGACTCCCGGCTCCGGGTCTTCAACCGTTCTGGATTCTCGCCCAGCCTGGGATGAGCCCGCAGTACCTCCGCCTTCCACTCGTCGGTGGCCACCCCGATCTCCTGCTCCACTGCCCCGATCAGATCGGCCCATGAGTCGAACCGACGGCCGTGCAGCCGGTCCGCGATCGGCCTTGCGTCCTCCCACAACGGGCGCAGAGCGGCCGCCAGTTCGTCGCGGTTCATCGACGCGAGCGAGGCCGCCGGCATCAGCGCCGGTTGTTCAGACACCGAGGTACACGACAGCCGAGTGGCCGGACGACAGTAGAGGCACGTGGTACCGGCGTTCCTCATTCAGTGACACTCGAGCTGACACCTCCGAGAGGAAACCGCTTAGCTGCCAGGTGAGCCGGTAGAGGCCGGGGGGAAGGCCGACGGCTACTTCCTCCGCCCGCCCGCGTTCGTCGGTGACGGCCGAGCCGACCAGACGACCCTCCGAATCGTGCACCTCCACACGGACACCCTCGACCGGTCCGCCGCCGGCCCCGTCCAGCACATGCGTGGAGACGCTCGGCATTCCCCTACGGCCGCGGCCGGTCGTACGCGGCCACCATGTCGGCCAGCACGCTGCGCCAGGCCAGGCTGAGACGGTCGGCTCGCGTGTGAAGCTCCAACGTGCGGTCCAGGGGAAGGGCCTCGTGGTCGAATCGCTCCAGTATCGCCAGATCTTCTCTGAGTATCTGGTCCTCCTCGGCGATGAACTCCTTGAGCGCGGCCGAATCCGATCCCAGGTCGTTGCGGGCGAGCAGCTTGTAGACCCGTGACTGGCCCGGGCGTTCCGGTGTGCAGCTGAAGAGGATGGCGATCACCGCCCCGGTGTCCGGGAAATCCAGGCGGAGGCGGACGGTCAGTGAAGCCGATCCCTTCTTGGTGAGCAGTTGCCGCTGCACGGCGCCGCCCTCCCGGTACCAGGTTTGGAAGACGGTCTCCACCGTCCATCCCTCACGGCGGATCCCGTCGTCGAGCACGCGAGCCGCGTCCGGCACACCGAAGGACGCGGCGTGGACAAAGGGGAAGTGGGCGGCGTCGAGGAAGTTGTCCACCAGGAGGGCGGCGCCGGCACGAGTCCGGACCACCTCGCTGAAGCCGGTGACGAACTCCGGATCGTCCCACTCCGGGAACTCCAAAAGCTCGCACGCCGGCTCGGCCGGGGCCATCCACACCAGACCGTGGCGCTCTTGCAGTCCCCAGGGGATCTCCACCGCGGCCCGGGCCGGTGGAGCGGTTTCGGTCGCCGGGATCGTGGTGCAGCGGCCGTCGGAGGCGAAGGTCCATCCGTGGTAGCCGCACTGGATCCCATCGCCTTTGACCCTGCCCGCCGAGAGTGGCGCCAGTCGGTGGGGGCAGCGGTCCGCCCACCCGGCGAGCCGGCCGTTCTCCGTTCGCACCAGGCACCACGGTCGTCCCAGCAGCCACACCTGGACCGGTTCGTCGCCCAGCTCGCTGGTCTGCAGCAC
The genomic region above belongs to Acidimicrobiales bacterium and contains:
- a CDS encoding phytanoyl-CoA dioxygenase family protein, producing the protein MDVFGVDDIAGLVDSYKAQGFAVLRGAIGDDALSDLEHECCEAQEQLLAGELDDRYGTLELVEEGAADKAEAFANYVLRITELSPAARAITRSAPVMAVIRALHGDRCWSSDEDRFGFVYQDARPSELSSYKRIGWHSDWQSSPHLSMWPSTAVTVNIDETGPPNGFLRAVPGSHLWATPAPYENVNGALVPPGSAPAGGYTDQPPPFPMPLRFEKIPGEVAVYAERGDIFFHDCYLWHSAAMATEPDARRRHVRGSWYAGDKPERYGEQDFVKNAAR
- a CDS encoding FAD-dependent monooxygenase; this translates as MRRLRIGIVGGGLGGLTAALALRATGQEVVVFEQAAVFRPVGAGISLWPNGVKVLSQLGLGPQVAAAAGRMDRMAYASSDGRTLTDFSLEPLYATVGERARPLARSALQDLLIDAVGEEHIHVGRRCTGAESDDDTAVAHFSDGYDFEGDVVVGADGTHSLLRTLVVGRPVERCYVGYVNFNTILPAASAPTAPGTWVTWVGEGRRASVMPCGEAAVYCFFDIPMSLRDGVDPKLSPAEELEQAFGGWAPPVRSVMDAIDHSKVNRVLIHDLPAVPAWFRDRMVLLGDAAHSMAPDLGQGGCQAMEDALVLARHLASTDRSVTDALRRYQEERAPRTREIVRRARKRSDLTHAVDREATEGWYRSLDGDTGEQIIAGLVESVVTGPCG
- the puuE gene encoding allantoinase PuuE, with the translated sequence MPDGYPRDLAGYGEHPPDAQWPEGARLAVNVVVNWEEGGENNVLHGDAASEAAFQDVIGAEPWPGMRHPNVESMFEYGSRAGVWRLLRILSDVGVKATMFAVGMAVERSPGVVSRMADMGHEICSHGYRWIDYRSVDEATERRHIALAVRAIENATGDRPVGWYTGRCGPNTRRLVIEAGGFLYDSDSYADDLPYWTVEAGRPHLIVPYTLDVNDVRFVSPAGFSSGNDFYSYLKDSFDVLYAEGATVPKMMSIGLHTRLTGRPGRSAALARFLDYALGHESVWFARRDEIARHWVATHPYPG
- a CDS encoding Zn-dependent hydrolase; this translates as MLTAEADAVRLLGRIEQLASASSTPGPGVTRLAWSEEWRQAARMLTEWAEAAGARVAVDAVGNVVAERAGDVPSAPPLVTGSHLDTVPGSGRLDGAYGVAAAWEVLAALHDAGVRLRHPVRAVAFVNEEGVVAPPYTGSRAAAGRLVGPEVDELRPILVRAGCDPAGLDAAAWKHVAATVELHVEQGPVLDHERVPIGVVTAVTGQQRGSIVVTGAANHAGTTPMLLRRDALVAAADLIHAICRLAGEGRCDVATVGRLEVEPGVANVVPGRVEMTFDLRSGDNSRLEAALAGLEQACAEVREARRVEVDVVAQARTDAIPMDPVLQDLIEESASALGLPSRRLQSGAGHDCAILAGLGPVALIFVPSIGGVSHHSSESTPDASLVDGARVLLRTVVEADGGIDA
- a CDS encoding gamma-glutamylcyclotransferase translates to MFLNGTAMSGQKDYACHTGSTFLGPARTTAGYRFFAVRDEFPGLLPVGSGGRCIEGELYDMPDPVLRNQLLPAEPHELELGTITLIDGEQVHAMLLQPERLKPGDQVVDISELGGFRAYQRFLASNQRLDSVLRPGC
- a CDS encoding 2-oxo-4-hydroxy-4-carboxy-5-ureidoimidazoline decarboxylase — protein: MSEQPALMPAASLASMNRDELAAALRPLWEDARPIADRLHGRRFDSWADLIGAVEQEIGVATDEWKAEVLRAHPRLGENPERLKTRSRESWSEQRAGGDLDAATAARLKELNRRYETKFGFPFVEWVAGRPLDEIAEVMESRLGNCRADELDKGSAALVAIARARLRRIETLTACSGEGTVL
- a CDS encoding hydroxyisourate hydrolase → MPSVSTHVLDGAGGGPVEGVRVEVHDSEGRLVGSAVTDERGRAEEVAVGLPPGLYRLTWQLSGFLSEVSARVSLNEERRYHVPLLSSGHSAVVYLGV
- a CDS encoding aromatic ring-hydroxylating dioxygenase subunit alpha, translated to MTPRLYYDPVNTARVEVHQIRVVGQNVAVRELEGSVVHNSTSALEHAWHAVLQTSELGDEPVQVWLLGRPWCLVRTENGRLAGWADRCPHRLAPLSAGRVKGDGIQCGYHGWTFASDGRCTTIPATETAPPARAAVEIPWGLQERHGLVWMAPAEPACELLEFPEWDDPEFVTGFSEVVRTRAGAALLVDNFLDAAHFPFVHAASFGVPDAARVLDDGIRREGWTVETVFQTWYREGGAVQRQLLTKKGSASLTVRLRLDFPDTGAVIAILFSCTPERPGQSRVYKLLARNDLGSDSAALKEFIAEEDQILREDLAILERFDHEALPLDRTLELHTRADRLSLAWRSVLADMVAAYDRPRP